The following DNA comes from Pseudomonas sp. Tri1.
GGCGTGACGGCCTTGTGCACCAACCGCGACCTGCCGCTGTTCATGAGCGTAGGCAGCGGCAAGACCGACTTCACCCTGGCCGACAGTGCGCCAGTCGGCGCGGTGCGCTGCGTCGCCGGCCCGAGCCGCCCTCGCGCCAGCCATGCCCACGACGCCAAGGCCTGGCGGCTGATCAGCCAGCTGTCGCTGAACTATTTGTCCCTCAGCGAGCAAGGCCAAGGCGCCGCCGCCCTGCGTGAACTGCTGCGCCTGTACGGCGACAGCAACGACGCAGCGTTGCAATTGCAGATCGAAGGCCTGCGGGACGTCAGCAGCAAAGCCTGCACCCGACGCTTGCCGATGCCCGGCCCGATTGTGTTCGGGCGTGGCCTGGAGATCACCCTGGAATTCGATGAAAACGCGTTTCGCGGCACCGGAGTGTTCCTGCTCGGCGCCGTGTTCGAGCGCTTCCTGGCACGCTACGTGTCGATCAACAGTTTTACCGAGACGGTGATCCGTACCACCGAACGCGGCGAGATCATGCGATGGAAAGCCAAGCCCGGACGTCGTCCGACCCTGTGAGTACCCTGGACGCGATGCACCAGGAACCCTGGGAATACGACTTCTTCCAGGCGTTGCGGCGCATCGAGTGCGAATCCCCCGAGTTGCCGCGCCTGGGCCATTCCCTGCGCCTGGCCGATGACCCGCTGCGTCTGGGGCAACAGGCCGAATGCACCTTTGCCCCGGCCACCCTGGCCTCGGTGCAACCGGGCCTCGACGGCGCGCCGGCACGCCTGGAGCAATTCTTCTTCGGCCTCGGCGGCCCCAACGGCCCGATGCCGCTGCACATCACCGAGTATGTGCGCGAACGCCAGCGCAACAACGCCGACAGCACCAGCAAACGCTTTTTCGATGTCTTCCACCATCGCCTGCTCAGCCTGTTCTACCGGGCCTGGGCCGAAGCGCGGCCGACGGTCAGCCACGACCGCCCGGACGATGACTACTGGTCGGCGCGCCTGGCCGCCCTCAGTGGCCGCGGCATGCCGAGCCTGCTCAATCAGGGGCTGATCCCCGACACGGCAAAGCTGCATTACAGCGGCCACCTGGCGGCGCAAACCCGCTACCCGGACGGCTTGAAGGCGATTCTCAGCGAGTACTTCGGCCTGCCGGTGGAAATCGAAGAGTATGTCGGCCAATGGCTGGAACTGCCGGAGCGCAGCCGCGTCGG
Coding sequences within:
- the tssG gene encoding type VI secretion system baseplate subunit TssG produces the protein MESQARTSSDPVSTLDAMHQEPWEYDFFQALRRIECESPELPRLGHSLRLADDPLRLGQQAECTFAPATLASVQPGLDGAPARLEQFFFGLGGPNGPMPLHITEYVRERQRNNADSTSKRFFDVFHHRLLSLFYRAWAEARPTVSHDRPDDDYWSARLAALSGRGMPSLLNQGLIPDTAKLHYSGHLAAQTRYPDGLKAILSEYFGLPVEIEEYVGQWLELPERSRVGVSAHQLGTDFCLGRYVWDRQHKFRIRLGPLKLVDYMGMLPGSQPFNELVAWVAEYLGHELDWDLNLVLEQPEVPALQLNGRFRLGFNTWLGRPETDANDLILARHYAEQANTSQTSRSHEHG